A stretch of DNA from Thunnus thynnus chromosome 16, fThuThy2.1, whole genome shotgun sequence:
tttattctttattcttctatgttgtgtttgtgggagcaaacacttagacacattctttgtatgcttgcatactTAACTAATAGAAACAGATTCTGATAATAATTTATgttagatgtgtttttttttcatttaaaaaatatctggttagatattcttaaaatgacatctactgcaaatatttttgattgcaaaagtttaactgctagACACGAGATGTCTCTTATTTCACTATAAAGTCCATTCACAGTGTTTGTGCCccggaggtttcaagtttccacatcacactcgtgATGTAGCTCAAAGGTATTTACTCTTATAATATTCTCTGGTCTGTCCCTCACCCAgccactgtgcagtgttttttgaatgttttagccCATTACTATCCACTTTACATTGATGCTGACCATTTCCAAAGCACACCCAGTGTTTTAAGAATTATTTTTTCCACACCTTCAATGATTTAAAACACTGAACCGGTACTGAAACTGTTTGTTGATAAAATATAACAGACAAGAAACtcaataactgattaattgtcatTAACAAAGCTAAAGTACCACATGTTCTCTGGTGTCAACTTCTCAAACTGCTGCTTTTacataataatttattaaataacCTTTGGGTTTGATACTTTTTGGTTGGACAAATAATATAACTTGAAGATATTCAATGGGGacattatgaattatgaatttattttttgctattATCTCACATTTTAtgtattaaataattaatctgaAACACAATGAACAGATAAACTATGAAAATCGTTGGCTGCAGCCCTACACTACGCATCatgtctcattttatttttgccagTGTACCTTATTTTTGCATGATACTTCAGTACAGACTTAAAAATCATTACCATGCAACATGTAGACAACAATAACAGAGGACGTCATTTTTCACTAGGATGGATAAATTTAAAGTCTCTGCAGGCCCACTTTCATAGCGAAATGAACTGAGAAAATATTTGTCTAGAAGATATTAAAAACCCTAAACATGGCTTGGAAactacataaatataaaattataaattatttaaattggTTGATTTGTAGTAGGTTCGTATCAGAATAAGAaccaggtttattgccaagtaggtttgcacatacaaaaaaaaaatacacaaaatcaagTAATCTTAATAATATAAAGAAGaagtgtaaaagtgtaaaatatattctgagaaaagctgcaaaaagtttaaattttgttatttttatttatcttttagtaCACAGTCTGGTAGTAGCTGGGAATCTGACGGAGGGCAGGATTTATACACATCCTGGAAGAAGGTTTAGCCTGACAGGCAGCAATCAGGGAACAAACATTATAGgtcacatattattattattatattctcaGTATTCTCCGTTTCAAACACTTGGTGGCGCCAGATTCATTGCTTTAGTTTGTAACGAGAGCTCTCCAATGACTTCATCACCCCAGGTGATGTGTTCATACATCGGTTTGTAGCTCTGGGCTGCGTCACACATACCGGCTGATTACGtcagaagaaaaatatgtgttttatgtgtcgCTTAGCAACCGCTGTGTTAAGTTTATGTTCTATAACCCAAagttaactaacaaactaactaactattGTATGTGCTTTTACAGTTAAgttaaaatcaattttattatATGTTACAATAATATAtcaatgtttgttgttttagacactgtatatgtgtttttgtatcgtttattatgtgtatttgtgtaagAACTGTGCACACATTGTGtcctgacagaaaaaaaatcaaaccatcAGTGggctaaaacattaaaaatgagatGGATAATGGTTTTCATCAACGCCAATCACACCAACAACAGACACTGCAACAGGCAGAGGTGGAATGTGGTTAAATACATTTgttcaagtactgtacttatgttacattttacattttaaggcACTTTAGTTACATGTCtgctttttaatgttaatttactCCACATGCAGAATACTACATACAAAACAAATGGCCTTATAATACCTTACACGGTTATAAACAACccagcagtatataaagtagttcaaattaGTTTGAACTTGACcagataaacaataaaatcctactaacacattaatgcatcagcaTAACAACATTCTTATAAACTAATATAACACTCAAAGGGACAATTCTTCTGCATAATGAATACTGTTATTTTGGATTATAtaagtatattttgctgataataatacagtacttttatttatgattttgaAAGAATAGGACTACTACGGTTTACCATGTGATTTTATTGCTTATTATATGATGATTTAGGGGCTACACTTTTTAGTAAAATATCCTTaatttctgatgatttttttggaagaattattataaaaaaaattgagtTGTGCTTCAGGAAGATCACCTTTTGTTTGGCTGATTTTATGTGTAGAGAAGTTTTGTTCTTGTCTATGTTGCCTATGttgacaaatgtttcaccactgtAACTGTGTTCTAACGTCCTGTAAGTACATGTGGGCTGGACACTTGTATGTACATGACATAATAACTAAGTGACTCCTTTAAAAGGTAAAAGGTCTGAATACTGGAATAGACACACGTTATAACGGGTAACCAAAGATGTAAACACATATATTTGCTTACATCTGACCTGAAATCTGATATGTTTTGGTCGGAGCAATGTGGACAAACAACGAGGCCAAACGCTGTAACATAAACACTCGGCGGAGTCTGTGGAAATTTCCACCTGGATGAGACTGCGGTACATCACTTCCCAgcaggcatttaaaaaaaacctcctaGCTTACGTCACTCCACAGGTCACGCCCCCCTAAAAACGAACCCTCTATTTCGACAGTTCCTATTGGCTAACCGGAAGGTGTGTCATCCACCCTGACGTCAGACGCTATATATGAAGCAGGGCGTTCTGCTGGCAATAAAAgcttataacacattataacgCTCAGCATCACTGATAATTACTAACTGCTAAACgaagctttgtgttttgtatgaaTAAATTAGGGCGTGATCATCTCTACCGCTTATCACAGTCTTCCTACCCGGTAGCTCATTAATATTAATTGGATTTACAGGCAATAAGACCGACCCTCTGCACCAACGCGGCCACATTCAGCATCCCACTGAGGTTTCATCAGACTCTTTGTTCGGCGGCTGGAAGAGTCGGTTTGATTTGGACTGGGCTGATTATATTTTCAGGGGGAaaagtaaaaaaggaaaaatggcTTTGAGAGGATCTCTTTCTCGTCTTCTCCGGACTCAACTCAGCCACACTTGCCAACAGAGCAGAGCTCAATCCGTGGCTGTTCTGGGAGCTCCCTTTTCAAGAGGGCAGGTAAGAAAATCTTTTTGgtaacatttcttttttcctccccctCATTTTCAACAGTTTCAACACTCATTTAACTCATTTCTCTTGTGTActtatgtatttattgattgattcattgacAGAAAAGAAGAGGCGTGGAGCACGGTCCTAAAGTCATCAGAGATGCGGGGCTCATCGACAGGCTTTCCGGGTTAGGTAGGTGACGGGATGACGGGGGACAGTAGTAGAGCAGCGCAGCGGCGTTATGTAACATTGAATGGGTGTATCCTGCAGGTTCAGATTTAACGAGTACCTCCGGTTTTTCAGCCAGCAGTCCGTTACATCACCGGCTGACCGTAAATATCAACATCAGACACGTAGCTTAGGAGAGGTTATTCCCGTACGCATGCTTTGGAGAACAAAGTGATCTCTGCTGTAGTCTACTGTAAATACAGTACGTCTCCTAAATATCTCATCATAGTGATAAAACAGGATAATGACTAGAATCTCCACTGAATAAccttgttttgtgtattttttttgctttcaagtAGTTTGGTGGCAGAATAAACCAAACCAGACAATGATGCAACCCCGTGCTGAAATATTTTGAGGATGAACTATGGCGACTACGTGACTGAGCTCCAGTCGGCGCGAGAACAGCTATTAAAGCGATGCCACAGAGGGACAAGAATAAACATGAAGTGACTTGGGTCACTCAGTGAAACAACAGACACTGTGGTAACTCAACATCATGCAAAGTGATGtattttttctccatttggGGAACCACATGTCTGGTTTAGTCGTTCTTGTTCTCGCACATGCTCGGACGGGCGCAGGAAGAGAATGGCTGATTTATTTCCAATGTGTCGTCACCGCAGACAGACTCACTCGCTACTGTGGCACTactttttatttggtttttgcCGACAGCAGTGGCTCTCAAAGTGGAGTCCAGTGACTCCTTGAGGGGGTGCCCATcaaaaaggggaatcatttattttcactataattccatccataagtaacacaatgacagaatgtgtgactattttggtcatgggtttcatacacttcctgtaataaaacatctaaaagcaaaaatcttatcagatgggggtctgtggtctaattggtggtgtcagtttaggggtacTTggcatgaaaaagtttgagagcCACTGTCCTTACAGTATTCAGCTGGAAACAGGGGTCGCTTTGAGGCTGAAAGAGGACACCTCAGGCGGAAAGAATGCCTTCTTTATTACAGTCACCAAGGTTTGCATTGTGTTTGAAATTCCAGGGCCACGTAACAAGAGGAATGACCTACAGCAAATGCAGAAGTCACGGCAGGAGTATTGTAAAGATAGCCTGCTGTGTGGGTGACTTAAAATACCACTAAGCACATCTAAGGTCACTATAAAGTCAGCCTTACATACTGTTTATCTGTGGTACAGACACAGATAAAGTCACTTTTGACTGCcaagaacatactgtacattaatgtAGTGCCAtagcagattaaaaaaatacaattaggTACAATAAAGTCAAGAAGGCTTTAACTATTGATTGGTCTTATgattttttctcagtttttatttgattaagaTAATGACAAATGcatattactattattaagTTAGTCCACACAGTTTTGTGCCTAAAAGAACATCCAAAAAGTCTCCACACAGGTAGGACTATCGCATAAAATAGTAAGATaatataataagaaaataaaaacgcCATAGGCTATGAGGAGCAGCAAGAGTTTACAGACAAGGGTGTCTGTTGATACACGAACATATGAAATCaactctgttttcattgcactggctcccttGTCTCCTTCAGGACTGATTACAAAGTCCTGCTAGTCACATACAAATGCATGAATGGACATGCACCTCCCCgcctacaggaactgatcacacCACAAACCTTCACCCGCAcactcagatctgccagcagctcgCTCCTCcaggcccccagtactaagctccgcACCATGGGGGGGGGTcaagccttctgctctgctgtacCACGCTTGTGGGACAgacttcctaaccatctgagggcagcacagaccctagacttttaaaaaaaaatcttaactcttattactgttttctttatgttgtgtgttctatgttattaatattgtAGCACTtgcggtacaaattaaatgtattattatttttattattaccaCAGATGATTAAAATTAGGCCAGTATAAGGTTACTATAAATACCCTCACTATAGAATATACCACAGACTAAGTCTACTATCATGActgatataaatataataagaaAATGACAGTAATTGTTGGTGATATTTTAGTCTTGCGTACGTTTTCATACTCTGGATAATCTTGGTGTGTGATATTTAAGGACGTATCAGTTCCTACGTTGAAGTCAATTAATCAGACCCAGAGAGTTATAGTACCTGCTATACCAAGTAATCTGACCATGTCTGGTGTCCCATCAGCTTATCAGCTGTCAACAGATGTTGCGTAACAGGCTCGGCCCTGCCCATCTTCACACGGGGAACATTTTTCAGTTGGGAAATTATTTTGTATCCTGTAACTGACATATATTTCTGGCAGAGGCCACACAGTTACCAGGAATGTGTTGTACTGAATGTACTGTAGTGTATGGCAGTCAAATGAATTGAATACGCTCCATAAAATTATCAAATATGTTCAAATATATTTAGAGTTATGTCCCAAATTTTTAagaatacagtatataacatttttttaaaaaaacactctctttaaaaaaaaatcgtGATAGGCTAAAATGAATACTGGTTACACTGATACAAAAAGTAAATGTGTTTCCAGAGTAAAAAAATCAGTTAGTTATTTactaaagaaaaatgtgttttttgtctatCCTGGCACATCTTGAAACTGAAGAACTATTCTCACACTAAGATATCATAGATCTGACAATCCTAGATTGGAAATCATACATTattgttgcttgtttgttttttttatttcaagtgtgatttttaaacacttttatgACATGGCAAATTACTTTGTTGCTTGTTGAGAACTAAATGGAGGTTAGGTGTAATTATACATTGCTTTAAAGTCCCTTCTATACAATATTGGAGTTATGACTATTTGGTGTAgagctaaatttaaaaaaaaaactgagaggaAAAATTGAAATTATAGGGTTGTTCtatttttgaatttaaaatccttgtCCAATGTCCTTAGTCTGCTGAATTTGAAGGCAGTGAGCTGACTGAGAGTCTCCTTCCTGATGGCCTGATTTCAATTTGGCAGCAGTTAAAAAAGATATACAGTAACTGCCATGTCACTAGCTGAGTCAAAGGTATGAAACCAAATCTGAACTGAACTTAATACCACATCGTCTTGCAATCCTCACACTCTCAGGGCTGGTGTCAGTCTGTACAAACAgtttcaaaaataaattcatacatATAATTAAATCAATAATTGTTGGGATTTAACTGCAGCAATGAGTACAGTACACTTAGCAGCTATAATCTTGTATTTCAAAGTAAATAGAAGCCGAACTTGCAGCCTGTAACTGCTATAACAGACTTTTTGATTTGTCTTGCAATAGATGCCCACAATTGCACCAAGACATGGGCTATTCCTGTCCTGTCTACGAATGGTAACGAATCACATTGGTTCTCTTTAGATCAGCTGAGTAACACTACACTGCCATCAAAGCTGACACTGCTAGATAAGCCCCTGATGCGGTGGATCACATCACTTGTTTACCTCGCAGTAAATTAAGTGGAAACTTTTTGGTCTATACTTCTGTAGCCACCTGGCACAGGGTGAACTGTAGTGACTGAAATCTGAGCTGAAGTGTGAAAGGGAACGAATGGAAAGTGCTCCATCACTTATGTTCCACTGGCATTGAATGACTCAGCCTCCTTAGACTGCAAGGTAGACAGATCCATGTCAAGTCATGCTGTAGAAGCTACtggttatgttgttttttcagctgAAACTGTCACCTGCAGTTTTCAAAGTACAAATGTTTCTTCAGAGTAGAGAACAGGATGGAGTCCTAAAAATGAGATGGTACAGACTCAAGATTGCAGGTTCCTTCCATGCAACAGTCAGTGTGTGTCCTGGGATAAAACATTGAACCACTGTGCAgtcatcataaaataaaaggGTGACTAAGCTAACTGTCTTAAAAGCATAAAGTGCCTAAATTCATGGCAGCTTGCTCTTATGTTCTTCAGACTACTCTGTCCACGACTTTGGAGACCTCAACTTTCACCACCTTGAGACGGACGAACCCTACATGGATGTGAAGTTCCCTCGCACAGTGGGAGCAGCGAATAAGATGCTGTCTGGCGCCACTAGCAGAGCTATCGGTGCTGGGCACACCCTTGTCATGCTTGGAGGTGATCACAGGTAACCACCCTGAAATCATGCAATACAACCAAAGTGTCCAAAGCTTACTTTATACCATTTTACCATATGTGTTAATGCTACACCTCCCTTGAAAACCAGATATTTATATGACTGCCTTTCTCCTTTTACAGCCTTGCTATCGGATCAGTGGGAGGCCATGCTGAGCAGTGTCCTGACCTGTGTCTCATCTGGGTTGATGCTCACGCAGATGTGAATACGCCCATGACTTCACCGTCAGGAAACCTCCACGGCCAGCCTGTGGCCTTCATGCTCAAAGAGCTGCAAGACAAGGTGAGAAATATTTAAGATCctcttcagacatgttttaatatatatataaaaattctCCTTTGAATAAGAATGTGTCTGATATgagttttccacaaaaaaaagctgttaacTAGTTTAAATGTCTTAAACTGCTGAACATAAGGGAGCTCCTACTTCCTTGTAAAATAAATTCTCAGTCTATGTGCACTGGAGACTTCAAGCTTCCATATCACACTTATGTAAGTTACATACTGGACCataattggctccaaactaggtCAAGGTCATAAATCAGGCTTGTAGGTACACCGCTTAGAttcagatttaaagtgagctcagagaaactaacctccttcagcagattcatttgaaaacagccttctagcaTCACAGGTGAcaaccagaaaaaaaatgaaggtgCACACACTGCACCATGTATGCAAATATTTGGCTATAAATAGGTTCTGGAACAGTTATGTTAGTTTAGAAACATGTTTTAGTCACCTTTTTAGACTTGAAATGCATCTAGAAGGCCGTCCTTCATCACTAAAGAGTTGAAAGTGCAAATAGTAGGTGAGCATGAGGCTGGGGGTGTCCTGTAATTCCAGTGAAGTGAAGCTTTGAAATCAAGCAGtaaaaaatcatattaatatCTTTTGAAATCAGTTGTGGAGCGTTTcagtcaaatacattttacttgACTGACATCTTTTTATTATCTGGTTTGCCAGGTGCTTTTGACACACTAAGAGTATGAGCCAAGGTTAAACAAACGTCCAGATATCAACTGgtattggggtttttttctgtccCTACCTGCATATAAATTTCATATTACATTATCTCTGTCTGTCCACCACAGATGCCAGATATCCCAGGGTTCTCCTGGATGAAGCCATTCCTCTCCTCCAGGGACCTGGTCTATATCGGACTGCGGGATGTTGACCCTGGAGAGCAGTAAGTAGATACTATAATTTTTTACAACTTGTACCATATGTGGCTTATGTGAACCTAATTTTCCAACATGTAAGCAGTGTAAAAACTAGTTATTGATGTTTTCGAATTTGATTATTGCAGCCAGATCCTGAAGAACCTGGGTATCCAGTACTTCACCATGAGGGATATCGACAGACTAGGCATCCAAAGGGTCATGGAAGTCACTCTTGACCATCTTCTGGCAAGGTATGTTTAatagttttgatatttattcactatttaaCATGTTGACTCCAAATGTTTTCCAATGTTTGATTTGAAGTGAACCATGTATTCACACAAACTTTCTCACCTTCttgaacagaaaacagagacCGATCCACTTGAGCTTCGACATCGATGCATTTGACCCGTCTCTGGCTCCCGCCACAGGAACACCAGTGAATGGAGGTTTGACCTACAGGGAGGGGAtctacatcacagaggaaaTTCATAACACAGGTACAGACGAGTACACATGTGGTCTCAACAGCCTCTAGAGATGGCTTCGTGCTGCTTTTAGTTTCTCAAAAAACACTAAGATTAAGTTTTAAGTGCTTTTATCTTCATATTTTTGTATCTAACATGGATATGTTGATGTGCAGGTCTGCTGTCAGCCATGGACCTGGTAGAAGTAAACCCCATCCTTGGGGTGAGCCGTGAAGCTGTGGAGGCCACCGCTTCTCTAGCAGTTGACGTCATTGCATCGTCTCTGGGGCAGACGAGAGAAGGCGCTCACGTGCCAATGGATGAGATTCCCTCTGTGAAGAACGACACAGAGAAACTCCGCATCTGAGAGTCTAAAGCGAAGCTATGAACTTTATCAACATCCTCCCTGAGCATTCCGCAATTTTGAATACAAGACTGCAAAGACTGAATCTAATAGTTGCCTGAGTTTGGAAGTGTTTGTTCCCATCGTTTCACTGTATAGTGTAATGTAACCATGAAATTATGTCTAGATTCATAAAACTATGAACAGGCTTTACAGATTTGCGGTAAAAAGCCTTTGACATAATTTGGAAACTACTACACTTACTGATGGgaaaacttttcatttcaacTGCAATACTAAATTATTTTAGCTCCAATATGTAATAAGTGTTAGAGGACATGACTGgcacatatttattatatgtttGGTTTACAAGAGAATGAACCTGCTTCAGAGGTTCGTCCAGACTTCTGCGGACTCTCAAACCTGTTTTGTGGCTGTGCCAGTTCGTAAAAActagtaataatgtgtttgcaCTTTTGGACCAGCTGTGgttactgtattttctttagagtttacttttgtattttaacaaagaACCCACTAGTACAGTGTTAGAGTTTCTCTACGTATAAACATGTTCtgattacatcagtattatttGGCTTGAAAATGGTTAATATTTAGCTTTGATTCAAATGCTGGCAAAAAATGCTGGCTGTTATTAGCATAATATAACTTGAACTGATCTAATGCTTGGTCTATATTTGACTTGATGTGGCCACTAAATGACTACTGTCCTTGTAATAAAGAGTTTATATTTTGGTCTTCCATAAAtgtgattacattttttgttcatGTGTACAAGTGACTTCATTTTCTCcttagtttaatttttattctaGAGGTATAACAGTTTAATTTCTACAGGAGAAATCCATCATTCTGGATGTGAGGCtgtaatgtttactatgttcaaGATGTTAGTTTAGTGAGTTAAAATACTAACATTTACTGATTAACACTaaactaaatgaaatgaaaagtcaagggaCCACCAAAGTTATTGCAATTCACCCTGATGGGGGCATGAATGTCTGCAGTTGCTGAGACATTTCAGGCAAAAGCCAAGaatatcaacctcatggtggcacaagaggaaaagtcaggggatcaatAAGTCATGAgtattcatcttctggggaccatgaatgtttgtgccACTCCATCTggtatttgttgagatatttcacaggataagtgaaaagtccaacctgctggtggcactagaagAAACATCGGGGGACCACCAAGGTTATTACAATGAATCCTCAGAACACCATGGATGTGAACCAAATTTCAGAGCAAATCCATCCAGtcgttgagatatttcagtctggaccaaagtgatcaACCGATTGATGTCCATCCAGACACTGACAGCCATGCCAGTGTTGAGGCTACAAATACTGCATGTACTTGGAAGAAATCATGgccatgttttcagttttatataaaTTGTTATTAGTGTTGCTGCTAACacattattaaatattacatcatttccatGAGGTTATACAGCCTTAGTATTTGCCCTTAGCATCTAGTAACGACACcaaaaacatttgctttttggtttagttttttAGGGGAATGTGACggtaacatttacagttttacgAATGGTTACATGCATGATTCAGTACTGAGTCCACATCTTCAAAACCAACATACTAAAGTTACGTCTCCTTGGGGACAAAACTGTTGTGTTGCAGTTGAGTAAATGTGCATTTAGAGTATTAACAACCAGCTTAATAACCTGTGCCCAGTTGATTCTTGGATGGAAGCTCAAACTCCTACACTGACAATGTGGAGGAAACAAATGATGGAAAGTGTTGCATGTGAAAAGGTGGTGGGAAGATTGAACTGGAAGAATCATATGGTTAAAGAACAACAGAGCAGCTTTAGTAGGTGTATATCTGGAGGGAGGCAACCCAACCTTGACAAGAATCTGATGGTTTGGTTCACCTGTAATTGTTGTCATGTAGTAATGCACCACATTATTGTAATTAAATAACTGCCTTTCTTATATTAATGTCTGTTTGGTTACCTGCCTCTTTTTGGGGgggattttaaataaaattaaataaactttaaattaaaaaaacacactgctggGCATTTTACACAGAAAAGCAAATCCTCCAACAACAACTCTCATGTCAATCAGACCACAGAGATACAAAACACTAACAACAGGCAACACATGATATATTTTTGTGGCAGTCTTTGAAATAGCAAATCACTTTGTGATGTCGTtctttaatcatttcatcacAGACATTTCACACCCAAACTATGAACTGTTTACTTAACCACCATCAGGGAGGCGATACAGATGCCTCCACTCCCACACCAGCAACAGCCTTTTTTCTGCTGAACGGTAATAAACCCCATAAACTGAAGTATTTACTCACCACAACGCCACTTTATATAACACACTGCATCATTACCCAAGTGTATATCTGTATATTGATAAAGAATTACATATTTGGGCGATGCCAGCCCCTCCTGGTTTGGCCCCTCGGTCTTTCCAACTGTGTGTCACAACCTCAAGGTCTGAATGCAGCCTCCCTTTCCTTCTATTTGCATTCCATCTGATCACTGCCTTGCAACATCTATAGATTACTAATATTTACATAATGTCTACTgttccagtttttttta
This window harbors:
- the arg2 gene encoding arginase-2, mitochondrial, whose protein sequence is MALRGSLSRLLRTQLSHTCQQSRAQSVAVLGAPFSRGQKRRGVEHGPKVIRDAGLIDRLSGLDYSVHDFGDLNFHHLETDEPYMDVKFPRTVGAANKMLSGATSRAIGAGHTLVMLGGDHSLAIGSVGGHAEQCPDLCLIWVDAHADVNTPMTSPSGNLHGQPVAFMLKELQDKMPDIPGFSWMKPFLSSRDLVYIGLRDVDPGEHQILKNLGIQYFTMRDIDRLGIQRVMEVTLDHLLARKQRPIHLSFDIDAFDPSLAPATGTPVNGGLTYREGIYITEEIHNTGLLSAMDLVEVNPILGVSREAVEATASLAVDVIASSLGQTREGAHVPMDEIPSVKNDTEKLRI